In one window of bacterium DNA:
- a CDS encoding DUF6144 family protein translates to MIREAFIRRGMGLLAVLGCSPALLAAENSGKAERPAGDPGQKEASPPKDGQTEAFSRDWVQGFLASADSTLQASDRVRLLEACGRACARRGIVDQIAEFKGRPEAFIQSLQAHLGPGMAGIEGNMARVVYSRCFCPLVTDIPGRLSDTWCNCSCGWIKEVFSVITGHEVEVSLLDSIKRGGKQCDFRIKI, encoded by the coding sequence ATGATACGGGAAGCTTTCATCAGACGCGGGATGGGATTGCTTGCTGTGCTGGGCTGCTCCCCCGCGCTTCTGGCTGCCGAGAACAGCGGAAAGGCGGAAAGACCGGCTGGTGATCCGGGACAGAAAGAGGCCTCCCCTCCGAAAGACGGGCAGACCGAAGCTTTCAGCCGCGACTGGGTCCAGGGGTTCCTGGCTTCCGCCGACTCCACTCTGCAAGCCTCCGATAGGGTACGCCTGCTGGAGGCATGCGGACGGGCCTGCGCCCGCAGGGGGATAGTCGATCAAATCGCGGAGTTCAAGGGCCGGCCGGAGGCTTTCATCCAGTCTCTGCAGGCGCACCTGGGACCCGGCATGGCCGGTATCGAAGGCAACATGGCCCGGGTTGTCTACTCCCGCTGTTTCTGCCCCCTGGTGACGGATATTCCGGGCCGTCTCTCCGACACCTGGTGCAACTGCTCCTGTGGCTGGATCAAGGAGGTTTTCAGCGTGATCACCGGCCACGAGGTCGAGGTGAGCCTGCTCGATTCGATCAAGCGTGGCGGCAAGCAATGCGATTTCCGGATCAAGATCT